A stretch of the Hydra vulgaris chromosome 09, alternate assembly HydraT2T_AEP genome encodes the following:
- the LOC136085549 gene encoding uncharacterized protein LOC136085549 — protein MAREIGIDEHSVRHIVKKELKLKSLKLQKTQYLDYKKCETRKQRCQRLLRKYGAKFQRKVLVQNDRALASRSSEANKKGRIISRTQKPAGVMVWAGVSFLGKTELILVENGIKINANNYVTDILRAVVLPWTQQTYLNLKLDLSTRFYASTSSKNDARIL, from the coding sequence ATGGCCAGAGAAATTGGCATTGATGAGCACAGTGTCCGACATATTGTcaaaaaagaacttaaacttAAGTCTTTAAAGCTTCAAAAAACCCAGTATCTAGATTACAAAAAATGTGAAACAAGAAAACAAAGATGTCAAAGGTTGTTACGTAAGTACGGTGCTAAATTTCAACGAAAAGTTCTTGTCCAAAATGATCGTGCACTTGCTTCACGGTCTTCTGAAGCTAACAAAAAAGGTCGCATCATTTCACGCACCCAGAAGCCAGCTGGAGTGATGGTTTGGGCCGGAGTGTCATTTTTGGGCAAAACAGAGCTTATTCTTGTCGAAAATGGAATCAAAATTAACGCCAACAACTATGTCACCGACATTCTTCGAGCCGTAGTGTTGCCTTGGACCCAACAAACCTATCTGAACCTAAAATTGGATCTTTCAACAAGATTCTACGCCAGCACATCGAGCAAGAACGACGCaagaattttgtaa
- the LOC136085550 gene encoding uncharacterized protein LOC136085550 codes for MFKQKKANRYAARSNFIRRNVKKHLEELETPNSSLQIKLQDLQQNESLPCSSSIEKYLVDESEVIDFEIVDDRCKNEAIGFEGDTNNVKFTNGSFSQLSSSDENDGNDYYPSCSSEGDANEHNKSLQDLLATWSVKHNIRHTALSDLLVILGRYHSLPKDARTVLKTKKLADIIPMYDIHNNCGKYVYLGLEKQLIKLLESANKVTTCGDCCLKLQFSIDELPLFKSSAKQFWPILCSVNYDGTTYKPFVVSLFCGNSKPSTAEVFLSDFVAEVKKLKDHGFVTAGSFFTIAVNAFICDAPARAFVKGITSHNGYYGCERCFQVGEYVQRRVTFPEFNAEKRTDTSFINRQQKQHHQKNIISSLLELNIGHVSQFPLEYMHLVCLGATRKLLLYWLRGSRNVKISVGNADTISNNMISLVNCIPCEFSRKPRSLKEISRWKATEFRLFLCYVGPVVLKNHLPSNIYHHFMLLNVAISILANPDTSNNYCNYAEKLLKIFVKELSSLYGDSSLSYTMHSLIHICDDVRLFGTLDNYSAFPFENMLGSLKKMVRTGRFPLRQLCQRLSEQSFVFSDEPPSLKPSLCKTHHHGPTLTFTGIQYKQLNFAGCFFSTENANRCALLNDGKVIVICNIIDSEHNGIIIICRIFKTMKNLYSYPCESSKLNVFKVDQLSEQYSYFPLSSIFKKCLLL; via the exons atgtttaaacaaaaaaaagccaATAGATATGCAGCTCGATCAAACTTTATCAGAAGAAATGTTAAGAAGCATTTAGAAGAATTAGAAACTCCAAATAGTAGcttgcaaataaaattgcaagACTTGCAACAAAATGAAAGTTTACCTTGCTCTAGCAGCATTGAGA aatatttggtaGACGAGAGCGAAGTTATAGATTTTGAAATTGTTGATGATCGATGTAAAAACGAAGCTATTGGTTTCGAGGGAGAtacaaataatgttaaatttacTAATGGTTCTTTTTCTCAATTGAGTTCATCTGATGAGAATGATGGCAATGACTATTACCCATCTTGTTCAAGTGAAGGTGATGCAAACGAgcataataaaagtttacagGATTTGCTTGCAACTTGGTCTGTAAAGCATAACATAAGGCATACTGCTTTATCtgatttattagtaatattaggTCGATATCATTCCTTACCAAAAGATGCTAgaactgttttaaaaactaagaaGCTTGCTGATATAATCCCAATGTATGATATCCACAACAATTGCggtaaatatgtttatttaggacttgaaaaacaattaataaaattattggaaagtgcaaataaagtaacaacttgtGGAGACTGTTGTTTAAAACTTCAGTTTAGCATTGATGAATTGCCACTATTTAAAAGTTCTGCAAAGCAATTTTGGCCAATACTTTGTTCAGTAAATTATGATGGAACTACCTATAAACCTTTTGTAGTTAGCTTGTTTTGTGGAAATAGTAAACCAAGTACAGCGGaagtttttttatctgattTCGTTGCGGAGGTTAAAAAACTTAAGGATCATGGATTTGTAACAGCAGGTTCCTTTTTTACCATAGCTGTGAATGCTTTTATATGCGATGCACCTGCTCGGGCATTTGTTAAAGGTATAACAAGCCACAATGGCTATTATGGATGCGAAAGGTGTTTTCAAGTTGGAGAATATGTTCAAAGAAGAGTTACATTTCCAGAATTTAATGCAGAAAAGCGAACAGATACCTCATTTATTAATCGTCAACAAAAACAGCATCATCAAAAGAATATTATATCATCACTTCTGGAGCTTAATATTGGACATGTTTCTCAATTTCCTTTGGAATATATGCATCTTGTATGCCTTGGCGCGACTcgaaaattgttattgtattggCTTCGTGGCTCACGAAATGTTAAAATAAGTGTAGGAAATGCTGATACTATATCTAATAATATGATTAGCTTGGTAAATTGTATTCCTTGTGAGTTTTCCAGAAAACCACGGTCTCTTAAAGAAATAAGTCGATGGAAAGCCACTgaatttagactttttttatgttatgttgGTCcggttgttttaaaaaatcacttacCGTCGAATATATACCAtcattttatgcttttaaatgTTGCTATTTCAATACTAGCAAATCCAGATACttctaataattattgtaattatgctgaaaaactgttaaaaatttttgttaaggaACTCTCAAGTTTGTATGGTGATAGTTCATTAAGTTACACTATGCATAGTCTTATTCATATATGTGATGATGTTAGGCTTTTTGGTACTCTTGATAATTATAGTGCATTCCCATTTGAAAACATGCTTGGTTcactaaaaaaaatggtaagaACTGGCCGATTTCCACTCAGACAATTGTGTCAGCGTTTATCTGagcaaagttttgttttttcagatGAACCGCCATCATTAAAACCTTCATTGTGTAAAACTCACCACCATGGTCCAACTCTTACCTTTACAGGAATACAGTATAAACAACTTAATTTTGctggttgttttttttccacTGAGAATGCAAACAGATGCGCTTTATTAAATGATGGGAAAGTTATCGtaatttgcaatattattgACTCAGAGCATAATGGAATAATTATCATTTGTCGCATTTTTAAAACGATGAAAAATTTATACAGCTATCCATGTGAGTCATCAaaacttaatgttttcaaaGTTGATCAGTTGTCAGAACAATATTCATATTTTCCGTTATCgtcaatctttaaaaaatgcttattgctgtag